In the Manis javanica isolate MJ-LG chromosome 12, MJ_LKY, whole genome shotgun sequence genome, one interval contains:
- the LOC108389193 gene encoding igE-binding protein-like produces MKAGCPPMPVAPPPYVSGALSFCHPDTLQAIRQMFPVFEDNGVRSHQPLSHKKVKELAESVRAYGVSANYTIAQVERLTETAMTPADWQYVTKACLSSMGQYIEWKALWHDISMTQARANAAEGQPAWSYDMLTGQGQWVANQTAFPLQVYAQINTCATKAWKALTNKGEVSGNLTKIIQGLSEPFSDFVARMMEAAGRIFGDQEQAMPLVEQLVFEQCTKECRKAITPWKQKGIHAWLKACREIGGPLTNAGLAAAILQSHKQARITNRSIKCFQCGKLGHIKRECRSPASEQTTQKTPGLCPKCKKGRHWAKECRSIKDIEGKPLELPKNAQRAPRHQGPQIYGTTSTQVSFGNNQAPQGEPLQVPRDWTSVPPPE; encoded by the coding sequence atgaaagcagggtgtcccccgatgcccgttgccccgccaccttacgtgagtggcgcactctccttttgccacccagatactcttcaggcaattagacaaatgtttcctgtatttgaggataatggcgtacgctctcaccagcccctgagccataaaaaagttaaggagttagcagaatccgttcgggcttatggagtcagtgctaactataccatagcacaagttgagagattaacagagacagccatgacacccgcagactggcaatatgtaactaaggcatgcctttctagtatggggcaatacatagaatggaaggcattgtggcatgatatcagcatgacccaggcacgcgcaaacgcggccgaaggacagcctgcgtggtcatatgatatgctgacgggccaaggacagtgggtagccaaccagaccgccttccccttacaggtatatgcacaaataaacacgtgcgccaccaaggcatggaaagccctcaccaacaaaggagaagtatcaggcaatttgacaaaaattattcaggggctgagcgagccattttctgactttgtcgctcgtatgatggaggccgcaggcagaatatttggagatcaggaacaagcaatgcccctagtggagcaattagtatttgaacaatgtaccaaggaatgcagaaaggcgataacaccctggaaacaaaaagggatacatgcctggttgaaagcctgtagagaaataggagggccactcaccaatgcgggcctagccgcggccatattacagagccacaaacaagccaggatcactaacagaagtatcaaatgctttcaatgcgggaaattaggacatataaagagagagtgtaggagcccagcttcagaacaaacaacccaaaagacccctgggttgtgccctaagtgtaagaaaggcaggcattgggccaaagagtgccggtctattaaagatatagaagggaaacccttagaactgccaaaaaacgcccagagggccccccgtcaccagggcccgcaaatatatgggacaaccagcacgcaagtgtcattcgggaacaaccaggccccccaaggagagccacttcaggttccgcgggattggacatccgtgccaccaccagaatag